A part of Thermocrinis albus DSM 14484 genomic DNA contains:
- the fusA gene encoding elongation factor G: MPRLVPIERLRNIGIVAHIDAGKTTTTERILYYTGKTYKIGEVHEGTATMDWMPQERERGITITAATTACYWKDHQINIIDTPGHVDFSVEVVRSMKVLDGIIFIFSAVEGVQPQSEANWRWADRFGVPRIAFINKLDRLGADFYRVFKEIEQKLSIKPVAIQIPVGAEDQFKGVIDLMEMRAIIWLEETLGAKYEIVDIPAEYMDKATEWRNRMVEAIVEHDDELMMKYLEGEEIPVSDLKRVLRKATIERKLVPVLCGSAFKNKGIQPLLDAVIDYLPSPLDVPPVKGINPKTGQEEIRKPLDDEPFCAYVFKVMSDPYAGQLTYFRVFSGKVTAGSYVYNATKDKKERVGRLLLMHANSREDVQEAAAGEIVAAVGLDATTGDTLTDERYPILLEKLEFPEPVISMAIEPKTKKDQEKLSQVLNKFMKEDPTFRATVDPETGQTLIHGMGELHLEIIVDRMKREYGIEVNVGKPQVAYKETIRKKAVGEGKFIRQTGGRGQYGHAVIEIEPLERGQGFVFENAIVGGVIPKEFIPAVEEGIKEAMQNGILAGYPVVDVKVRLFDGSYHEVDSSEMAFKIAGSLAFKDAAKKADPVLLEPIMEVEVETPEDYVGDVIGDLNSRRGKIVGMENKGVITVIKAYVPLAEMFGYATTLRSLTQGRGTFIMKFSHYEEVPQSIAEQIIGERMAGAKQ, from the coding sequence ATGCCAAGGCTTGTACCTATAGAAAGATTGAGGAACATAGGTATAGTGGCTCATATAGATGCAGGTAAAACTACCACCACGGAGAGGATCCTCTATTACACCGGTAAGACCTACAAAATAGGGGAAGTTCACGAGGGAACGGCCACCATGGACTGGATGCCTCAAGAGAGGGAAAGGGGTATCACCATAACGGCTGCTACCACAGCTTGTTACTGGAAAGATCACCAGATAAACATAATAGACACACCCGGACACGTGGACTTCTCAGTAGAAGTAGTTAGATCTATGAAGGTTTTGGACGGGATCATCTTCATCTTCTCCGCAGTGGAAGGTGTTCAACCCCAGTCGGAAGCCAACTGGCGTTGGGCTGACCGTTTCGGTGTTCCCCGTATCGCCTTCATCAACAAACTGGACAGGTTAGGAGCTGATTTCTACAGAGTCTTCAAGGAGATAGAGCAAAAGCTCAGTATAAAACCTGTGGCCATTCAGATACCAGTGGGAGCCGAAGACCAGTTTAAAGGTGTTATAGATCTTATGGAGATGAGAGCTATCATATGGCTGGAGGAAACATTAGGCGCCAAGTACGAGATAGTGGACATACCGGCTGAGTACATGGACAAAGCCACCGAGTGGAGAAACAGGATGGTGGAGGCTATAGTGGAACATGATGATGAGCTCATGATGAAGTATCTGGAAGGTGAAGAGATACCTGTGTCCGATCTTAAAAGAGTTCTGAGGAAAGCTACCATAGAGAGAAAGTTGGTGCCGGTGTTGTGCGGTTCTGCCTTCAAGAACAAAGGCATACAACCCCTCCTGGATGCCGTCATAGATTATCTCCCCTCACCTCTGGATGTGCCTCCCGTGAAGGGTATAAACCCCAAGACTGGGCAAGAAGAAATAAGAAAGCCTCTGGACGATGAACCTTTCTGTGCTTACGTGTTTAAGGTGATGAGTGACCCTTATGCCGGACAGCTCACTTACTTCAGAGTATTCTCCGGTAAGGTAACTGCCGGTTCTTACGTATACAACGCCACAAAGGATAAAAAAGAGAGGGTTGGAAGACTTCTTTTGATGCATGCCAACTCAAGGGAAGATGTTCAAGAAGCTGCAGCCGGTGAGATAGTAGCTGCGGTAGGTCTGGATGCCACCACAGGAGATACCCTTACCGACGAACGCTATCCTATATTACTTGAAAAACTGGAGTTTCCGGAACCTGTTATCTCCATGGCTATAGAACCCAAAACCAAGAAAGACCAAGAGAAGCTCTCTCAAGTCCTCAACAAGTTCATGAAGGAAGATCCCACCTTTAGGGCCACTGTAGATCCCGAAACAGGGCAGACTCTCATACACGGTATGGGCGAGCTGCACTTGGAGATAATAGTGGACAGAATGAAGAGAGAGTACGGTATAGAGGTGAACGTAGGTAAGCCTCAAGTAGCTTACAAAGAGACGATACGTAAGAAAGCTGTAGGTGAAGGTAAGTTTATAAGACAGACAGGTGGAAGAGGTCAGTACGGTCACGCTGTTATAGAGATTGAACCTTTAGAAAGAGGCCAGGGTTTTGTTTTTGAGAACGCCATAGTGGGAGGTGTTATACCTAAGGAGTTCATTCCGGCTGTGGAGGAAGGTATAAAGGAAGCTATGCAGAACGGCATACTGGCAGGATACCCTGTGGTGGATGTAAAAGTGAGACTCTTTGATGGTTCTTACCACGAGGTGGACTCTTCGGAGATGGCCTTCAAGATAGCAGGATCCCTGGCCTTTAAGGATGCTGCTAAAAAAGCGGATCCCGTACTTCTGGAGCCAATAATGGAGGTGGAAGTGGAAACACCCGAGGATTACGTAGGAGATGTGATAGGTGACCTCAACTCCCGTAGGGGTAAGATAGTAGGCATGGAGAACAAAGGGGTCATTACTGTCATAAAGGCTTACGTACCTCTGGCGGAGATGTTTGGTTATGCCACCACTCTAAGAAGCTTGACACAAGGAAGAGGAACCTTTATAATGAAGTTTTCCCATTACGAAGAAGTTCCGCAAAGTATTGCGGAACAGATAATAGGCGAACGCATGGCAGGAGCCAAGCAATAA
- the rpsG gene encoding 30S ribosomal protein S7: MPRKGPVPPREIPPDPKYGDVLVHKLINKVMKDGKKSVAEWIVYTALEEAAKVAKLHPVELLHKVIENLKPEYEVRPRRVGGATYQVPIEVPPRRQISLAIKWLVEAARERPRHRGSYTMVERLKAELLDALEGKGGAIKKKEDTHRMAEANKVFAHFRW, from the coding sequence ATGCCTAGAAAGGGACCTGTACCACCTAGAGAGATACCCCCTGATCCTAAATACGGTGATGTTCTCGTTCATAAACTCATCAATAAGGTGATGAAGGACGGCAAGAAGAGTGTGGCTGAGTGGATAGTCTACACGGCTCTTGAAGAAGCAGCCAAGGTGGCCAAACTTCACCCGGTGGAACTATTACATAAGGTAATTGAAAATCTCAAACCTGAGTACGAGGTGAGACCCAGGAGGGTGGGTGGTGCCACCTACCAGGTTCCCATAGAGGTCCCTCCCCGTAGGCAGATAAGTTTGGCCATAAAGTGGCTTGTGGAAGCTGCTAGAGAGCGCCCCAGACACAGAGGTAGCTACACCATGGTGGAGCGTTTGAAAGCAGAACTCCTCGATGCTCTGGAGGGTAAGGGTGGCGCCATAAAGAAGAAGGAAGACACTCACCGCATGGCGGAAGCCAACAAGGTTTTTGCCCATTTCAGATGGTAG
- the rpsL gene encoding 30S ribosomal protein S12, with protein MPTFNQLVKQGREKKKKKSKAPALQGNPQKRGVCVRVYTVTPKKPNSALRKVARVRLSNGIEVTAYIPGEGHNLQEHSIVLVRGGRVKDLPGVRYKIIRGALDAAGVANRRQSRSKYGTKRPKQQAQKGGSK; from the coding sequence ATGCCTACCTTTAATCAGTTGGTAAAACAGGGTAGAGAGAAGAAGAAGAAGAAGAGTAAGGCACCTGCTTTGCAAGGTAACCCTCAGAAAAGGGGGGTTTGTGTCAGGGTGTATACGGTAACCCCCAAAAAGCCTAACTCTGCTCTCAGGAAAGTGGCGAGAGTGAGGCTTTCCAACGGTATAGAGGTAACCGCTTACATACCCGGTGAGGGACACAACCTGCAGGAGCACTCCATAGTGTTGGTACGTGGTGGAAGGGTGAAGGACCTTCCCGGTGTGAGGTACAAGATCATAAGGGGTGCTCTCGACGCCGCCGGTGTGGCCAACAGGCGGCAGTCCAGATCTAAGTACGGTACCAAGAGACCTAAGCAACAAGCTCAAAAGGGAGGTAGTAAGTAA